GACCCAGGTCGTGTCGCAACAGGACTTCCTGAGCTTCTTCCGAGGCGACTTCCTCGGTATCCCGGTCCTGATCTGGATCTTCGCCGCGGTCTTCGCCATCGGCTGGGTGCTGCTCAACCGCACCACCTTCGGTAGGCGGACCCTGGCGGTCGGCGGTAACCCGGAGGCCTCCCGCCTGGCAGGCATCAACGTCAAGCGGCACCTCGCCATGGTCTACGGAATCGCGGGACTGTGCTGTGGTATCGCCGCGATCATGGTCGTCGCCCGAACGACGTCCGGCGCGGCGAGTAACGGTCTGCTCTACGAGCTGGACGCGATCGCCGCCGTGGTGATCGGCGGAACGCTGCTCAGCGGTGGCCGTGCCTCGATGTTCGGCACCCTGATCGGCGTTCTGATCTTCACGGTGCTCGGCAACATCTTCACGTTGAACAACCTCGAGACCGACATCCAGAACATCGCCAAGGGCGTGATCATCGTGGTCGCCGTCCTACTTCAGTACCGCACGCTGAACAACCGCACCACCTAACCGCGCGTCCTGCGCCGGGCGCGGCGCCACACCCGCAGCCCCGTCGACACCGTTCAATGGAGAACACATGTCTGAGAACCCGCTGTTCGCCCGCCGTCGGTTCCTGCTGGGCGGCTCTGCCATCGGCGCAGGTGTCCTGCTCAGCGCCTGCACCTCCAACGCCACCCCCGGCGAGGAGAACAACCAGGCCATCGCCCAGGGCGGTGGTGACAACGCCGCGCCCGGCGAAGAGGTCAACATCGGCTTCTCCGCCCCGTCCGCCGACCACGGCTGGATGGCCGCGATGACGCGGAACGCCCAGGCACAGGCCGACGCGTACTCCGACGTCGTCTTCAACGCCACCGAGGGCACCAACGACGTCAACCAGCAGATCGCCCAGGTCGAGACGCTGATCAACTCCGGCGTCGACGTCCTGATCATCCTGCCGCACGACGGCGCAGCCCTGACCTCCGTCGGTCAGCAGGCGATGGACGCGGGCATCCCGGTCATCAACGTCGACCGGGTCTTCGACAGCCCGTTGGCCTACCGGATGTGGATCGGCGGCGACAACTACCGGATGGGCGTCAACGCCGGTAACTACATCGGCGAGCGACTGAAGGAAGAAGGCGTCGACGACCCGGTGATCGCCGAGGTCGCGGGCATCGACTCGCTGCCGCTGACCCAGGAACGCAGCCAGGGCTTCGCCGACGCGCTGGAGCGGCACGGCTTCAGCGTCACCAACCGCGTCGCCGCCGAGTTCACCGTCGAATCCGGCGAATCCGAGACGTCCAACCTGCTCCAGGCTGCGCCGAGGATCCACGCGCTGTGGAACCACGACGACGACCAGGGCATCGGCGTGCTTGCCGCGATCGACAACGCGGGCCGCAACAACCCCGACGAGCTATTCGTCGTCGGCGGTGCGGGATCGTCGAACATGATGACCTACATCGAGGACCCGGAGAGCGTGGTCGCCGCGACCGTTCTCTACAGCCCCTCGATGTGCTCCTCGGCGGTGTCGATGGCCAGGCTGCTGGGC
This Actinoalloteichus hymeniacidonis DNA region includes the following protein-coding sequences:
- a CDS encoding ABC transporter permease, whose protein sequence is MRLDIRILGLLGVLVLLCIVGVATSEQFLSEGNISTVLRLSAAIGVVSIGMTFVIATGGIDLSVGSMVALSSVWMTTVATQSFGIGAMIFCGLVVGLGAGLVNGILVSYGKVVPFIATLAMMASARGLAERISGRQTQVVSQQDFLSFFRGDFLGIPVLIWIFAAVFAIGWVLLNRTTFGRRTLAVGGNPEASRLAGINVKRHLAMVYGIAGLCCGIAAIMVVARTTSGAASNGLLYELDAIAAVVIGGTLLSGGRASMFGTLIGVLIFTVLGNIFTLNNLETDIQNIAKGVIIVVAVLLQYRTLNNRTT
- a CDS encoding substrate-binding domain-containing protein produces the protein MSENPLFARRRFLLGGSAIGAGVLLSACTSNATPGEENNQAIAQGGGDNAAPGEEVNIGFSAPSADHGWMAAMTRNAQAQADAYSDVVFNATEGTNDVNQQIAQVETLINSGVDVLIILPHDGAALTSVGQQAMDAGIPVINVDRVFDSPLAYRMWIGGDNYRMGVNAGNYIGERLKEEGVDDPVIAEVAGIDSLPLTQERSQGFADALERHGFSVTNRVAAEFTVESGESETSNLLQAAPRIHALWNHDDDQGIGVLAAIDNAGRNNPDELFVVGGAGSSNMMTYIEDPESVVAATVLYSPSMCSSAVSMARLLGQAKGLADLAEHEIPASLTTYSAVVTADNVADYRDVGFES